From a region of the Roseivirga sp. 4D4 genome:
- a CDS encoding TonB-dependent receptor, with translation MKRQLLQLLLAGLMLVTVNAAFGQGTTTSSINGRVTDASGETLPGATIVAVHTPSGSRYGNITNSDGYYRIPNMRVGGPYTVTVTFVGYQEFKKENVYLTLGQAFRINAQLSETSVSLEAVEVVADKSDVFDGNRTGAETVVGLEQINSTPTVARAIGDFARFTPQATIDEGNDGFSISIGGQNNRYNSIYIDGAVNNDVFGLAGSGTNGGQTGVSPISIDAIEQFQIQVAPFDVRVSGFAGGAINAVTRSGSNEIEGSVYRFWRNENLAGKTPRDTDGARERLANFSAETIGFRVGGPIIKDKLFLFVNVENQSDETPQPFDFNDYEGDATAADIDALRTKLSGFGYDPGTLTPNPVILDSDKITAKLDFNLNQNNKISARYSYVKADNIEAVRSSNRTLNFYNRSEAFLSKTNSLSAEWSATLGSNASNKLTIGYVSVNDDRDPTGTDFPTVIINDGVGRINFGAEPFSTANLLDQTVFTINDNFELYRGKHTFTFGLNAEFYSVENLFIAFNYGEYEYDDLNQFLTDQPASDYFRLYSNRDNLTGDGSIAAAIFNSSLFGLYAQDEIQINNDLKMTFGLRVDMQAFDDTPENADFNNNSIPLYEAAGYDLKGARIGQFIKTQPLLSPRFGFNWDVNGDRTLQVRGGAGVFTSRIPLVWPGGAYNNNGFNTGAAFIGTDGFDGVFRPDINNQPGTFDPTRQSGNIDLFAEDFKIPQVAKFNVAVDKRLENGWIWSVDALYTKTIHAVRYENINIRPSTSNLTGTGDNRPIYNRRDEVDDTYSRVILASNTGRGYAYNLSTTLTMPLTNGLQSSISYSYGESFNVFDGTSSQNSSQWRGLHSVGGRNFDQPLVKSFFSPGHRIIAQASYRKEWNANLATQIGLVYEGRSGRPFSYIYNDGDRLTNEASRERSLIYVPENASDIILVDDANAGTAAEQWTALSTFINSDEYLSSRRGQYAEVNKSRSPFTHIFDLRLIQDFSINAGGKKHTLQFTADIYNFGNLLNSDWGRRYFVPSDFELLNFEGFLPDGTTPTYTFDGVLDNDPSANRIDDSGLTSSRWQMQLGLRYTFGN, from the coding sequence ATGAAAAGACAATTACTTCAGTTACTCTTGGCTGGATTGATGCTTGTTACAGTAAACGCAGCATTCGGTCAGGGTACAACAACTTCTTCCATTAACGGAAGGGTAACAGACGCAAGCGGAGAGACTCTCCCAGGTGCCACTATCGTTGCTGTGCATACGCCTAGTGGTTCTCGTTATGGAAACATCACCAATAGTGATGGCTACTACAGAATTCCGAACATGAGAGTCGGTGGTCCTTATACTGTGACTGTCACTTTTGTAGGATATCAGGAATTCAAAAAAGAGAATGTATACCTAACACTAGGTCAGGCATTCAGAATCAATGCTCAGCTGAGCGAGACTTCAGTGTCTCTAGAGGCTGTTGAAGTTGTTGCTGACAAAAGCGATGTTTTTGATGGTAACAGAACTGGTGCTGAAACTGTGGTTGGACTTGAGCAGATCAATTCTACACCGACAGTGGCTAGAGCCATTGGTGACTTCGCTAGATTTACTCCTCAAGCAACTATCGATGAAGGAAATGACGGTTTCTCTATCTCAATTGGTGGTCAAAACAACCGATACAACTCTATCTATATTGATGGTGCTGTAAATAATGACGTTTTTGGTCTTGCAGGTTCAGGTACCAACGGTGGACAAACTGGTGTATCGCCTATCTCCATTGATGCAATTGAGCAGTTCCAAATTCAAGTAGCTCCTTTTGATGTAAGGGTTTCAGGTTTTGCTGGTGGTGCGATTAACGCAGTGACCAGATCTGGTTCTAACGAAATTGAAGGTTCTGTTTATAGATTCTGGAGAAATGAAAACCTTGCGGGTAAAACGCCAAGGGATACAGATGGAGCAAGAGAGCGACTAGCTAACTTCTCAGCTGAAACTATTGGTTTCAGAGTTGGCGGACCAATTATCAAAGACAAGCTTTTCTTGTTTGTGAATGTTGAGAACCAAAGTGATGAAACGCCTCAGCCATTCGATTTCAATGACTATGAAGGAGATGCAACTGCTGCTGATATTGATGCGCTTAGAACTAAGCTTTCAGGTTTTGGCTACGATCCAGGTACTTTGACTCCAAACCCGGTAATTCTTGATTCTGACAAAATCACAGCTAAGCTTGATTTCAACTTAAATCAGAACAACAAAATTTCTGCAAGATACTCTTACGTTAAAGCTGATAACATTGAAGCGGTAAGATCGTCTAACAGAACGCTAAACTTCTACAACAGATCAGAAGCTTTCCTTTCTAAGACTAATTCATTGTCTGCTGAATGGTCTGCTACTTTAGGTTCAAACGCTTCTAACAAACTAACTATTGGTTATGTGAGTGTTAATGATGATAGAGACCCAACTGGAACTGATTTCCCAACGGTAATTATCAATGATGGTGTAGGCCGAATCAACTTTGGAGCGGAGCCTTTCTCAACTGCCAACCTTTTAGATCAGACCGTTTTCACAATCAACGATAACTTCGAGTTATATAGAGGAAAGCATACATTCACTTTTGGTCTTAATGCTGAATTCTACTCAGTTGAAAACTTGTTTATCGCCTTTAACTACGGTGAGTATGAGTATGACGACTTGAACCAGTTCTTAACTGACCAACCTGCTAGTGATTACTTCAGACTTTACTCTAACAGAGATAACTTAACTGGTGATGGTTCTATTGCTGCTGCAATTTTTAACTCAAGCTTGTTTGGTCTTTATGCTCAGGATGAAATCCAGATCAACAACGACTTGAAAATGACATTTGGTCTTAGAGTTGATATGCAGGCATTTGATGATACTCCAGAAAATGCTGATTTTAATAATAACAGTATTCCTTTATATGAGGCTGCTGGCTATGATTTGAAAGGTGCTAGAATCGGGCAGTTCATCAAAACTCAGCCATTGTTGTCGCCAAGATTCGGTTTCAACTGGGATGTGAATGGTGACAGAACACTTCAGGTAAGAGGTGGTGCTGGTGTGTTTACTTCTAGAATTCCATTGGTATGGCCAGGTGGTGCTTACAATAACAACGGTTTCAATACAGGAGCTGCATTCATAGGTACTGATGGTTTTGATGGTGTATTCAGACCGGATATCAACAACCAACCAGGTACATTTGATCCTACAAGACAATCAGGTAACATCGATTTGTTTGCTGAGGACTTCAAAATCCCTCAAGTTGCTAAGTTCAACGTTGCCGTTGACAAGCGTTTAGAGAATGGTTGGATTTGGTCAGTAGATGCACTTTACACTAAGACCATCCATGCTGTAAGATATGAGAACATTAATATCAGGCCTTCGACTTCAAACTTGACAGGTACAGGTGATAACAGACCTATCTACAACAGAAGAGATGAAGTTGATGATACTTACAGTAGAGTTATCTTGGCTTCTAATACTGGTAGAGGTTATGCTTATAACTTGAGTACGACTTTAACCATGCCTTTAACTAATGGTCTTCAGAGTAGCATTTCTTACTCTTATGGTGAGTCTTTCAACGTGTTTGATGGTACTTCTTCTCAGAACTCATCTCAGTGGAGAGGTTTACACTCTGTTGGTGGTAGAAACTTTGACCAGCCTTTGGTTAAGTCTTTCTTCTCTCCAGGTCACAGAATTATTGCTCAGGCTTCTTATAGAAAAGAGTGGAATGCAAACTTAGCTACTCAAATTGGTCTTGTTTACGAAGGTCGTTCTGGACGTCCTTTCTCTTACATCTACAATGACGGTGACAGATTAACTAACGAGGCTTCTAGAGAGAGATCTTTGATCTATGTTCCTGAAAACGCAAGTGATATCATCCTTGTTGACGATGCTAATGCTGGTACTGCTGCTGAGCAGTGGACAGCGCTTAGTACATTCATCAATTCTGACGAGTACTTGAGTTCAAGAAGAGGTCAGTATGCTGAGGTGAATAAGAGCAGATCTCCATTCACTCATATCTTTGACTTAAGATTGATCCAGGACTTCTCTATCAACGCTGGTGGTAAGAAGCATACTTTACAGTTCACTGCTGATATCTACAACTTCGGTAACTTGTTGAATAGCGACTGGGGTAGAAGATACTTTGTACCTTCTGACTTCGAGTTGTTGAACTTCGAAGGCTTCTTGCCTGACGGAACTACACCAACTTACACTTTTGATGGTGTTCTTGATAATGATCCTTCTGCTAACAGAATTGATGATTCTGGTTTGACTAGCTCAAGATGGCAGATGCAATTAGGTCTTAGATATACTTTTGGTAACTAA
- a CDS encoding alpha/beta fold hydrolase, with protein MLYYKTYDHADSTEWVTFIHGAGGSSSIWYKQVKEFKEHFNVLLIDLRGHGKSQEVFERYFSNEYNFENISADVLEVMDHLKIQQSHFVGISLGTILMRTICELAPDRVKSLVMGGAVTRLNVRSKLLVGLGNATKKFVPYMWLYRFFAWIIMPRKRNQESRILFANQAKKLCQKEFVRWFGLTYKLNPLLRYFNENDTKLPTLYVMGDEDYMFLPQVMQLVKNHSTSSLQVVPNCGHVCNVEQPEFFNSTAINFIATNS; from the coding sequence ATGCTCTATTATAAAACATATGACCATGCAGATTCCACAGAGTGGGTCACCTTTATCCATGGTGCTGGGGGCAGCTCTTCCATTTGGTATAAGCAGGTAAAAGAGTTCAAGGAGCATTTTAATGTCTTGTTGATCGATTTGAGAGGTCATGGAAAATCTCAGGAAGTTTTCGAACGATACTTTTCTAATGAATACAACTTCGAAAACATATCGGCCGATGTTCTGGAGGTGATGGATCACCTGAAAATTCAGCAATCACATTTTGTGGGCATTTCCCTCGGGACAATTCTTATGAGAACCATCTGCGAACTAGCCCCTGATAGGGTGAAATCATTGGTAATGGGCGGTGCAGTGACGCGATTGAATGTTCGTTCCAAGCTATTAGTGGGTTTGGGGAATGCCACCAAGAAGTTTGTTCCCTATATGTGGCTTTATCGTTTCTTTGCCTGGATCATTATGCCAAGAAAAAGAAATCAAGAGTCCCGAATACTCTTTGCAAACCAAGCTAAAAAACTTTGTCAAAAGGAGTTTGTGCGCTGGTTCGGTCTGACCTACAAGTTGAATCCTTTGTTGAGGTACTTCAATGAGAACGATACCAAGCTGCCCACTTTATATGTGATGGGTGACGAAGACTATATGTTCTTGCCCCAGGTAATGCAACTGGTTAAAAATCATTCCACATCTTCACTTCAAGTGGTTCCAAATTGTGGCCACGTCTGTAATGTGGAGCAGCCCGAGTTTTTCAATAGCACGGCTATCAATTTTATAGCTACTAATTCGTAG
- a CDS encoding transglycosylase SLT domain-containing protein, whose product MTFPRIVSIQQVSFFLLLPFFLLIGCSKKSESVGSDSPTTVGPSSPVDFDLEKIKARGSLIAVVDNSTTGYLIYRGRPMGYEYELLSRLADYLDVELEVRITADIQGAFRMLDTGEADIMAYHLAVTKERNQRVAFTEPHNYVPQVLVQRKPENWRQMKLHEIEAGLIRNAIELGGKKVYTRKGSSFSDRLVNLSDEIGEDIYIEEVEGAVDTEMLIKKVLDNEIEYTVADQDVAMINATYYPDLDVKMEISFPQKIAWAVRKNATDLKTIVDDWLVDMKKSPDFFVIYNKYFKNRKTQNYRVRSAYSSISKDRISPYDDLIKEAAQKLEIDWLLLTSIVFQESKFDPESESWVGAQGLMQLTNNVIEEYEVDNVFDPKENIMAGVEHLKWLMDYWSEDISDRDELMKFVLGSYNVGQGHVRDAMKLAEKYNADPLVWEDNVAKYLELKATPEYYKDPEVTYGYCRGSEPVNYVREILTRYDQYLQFYENPELVSDTLIVTERIPSN is encoded by the coding sequence ATGACTTTCCCAAGAATTGTATCAATTCAACAAGTAAGTTTCTTCCTTCTTTTACCATTTTTCCTCCTCATTGGGTGTTCGAAAAAGAGTGAATCCGTAGGCTCTGATAGTCCAACAACTGTTGGGCCTTCTTCTCCTGTAGACTTTGATCTTGAAAAGATCAAGGCACGAGGAAGCCTCATTGCGGTGGTGGACAACAGTACCACAGGTTACCTCATCTACCGTGGTAGACCCATGGGCTACGAATATGAATTGCTTAGCCGCTTGGCGGACTATCTTGATGTTGAATTAGAGGTCAGAATAACGGCCGATATTCAGGGTGCTTTCAGGATGCTAGATACGGGTGAAGCTGATATTATGGCCTATCATCTGGCGGTTACCAAAGAAAGAAATCAACGTGTGGCCTTTACCGAACCACATAACTATGTTCCACAGGTTTTGGTGCAAAGGAAACCTGAGAACTGGCGGCAAATGAAACTGCATGAAATAGAAGCTGGCCTGATCAGGAATGCGATAGAACTGGGGGGTAAGAAGGTCTATACAAGGAAGGGCTCGTCTTTTTCCGATAGACTGGTCAATTTATCTGATGAGATTGGCGAAGACATTTACATTGAGGAAGTCGAAGGAGCAGTTGATACTGAAATGCTCATCAAAAAAGTACTCGACAATGAGATTGAATATACCGTGGCTGATCAAGACGTGGCTATGATCAATGCTACCTACTATCCCGATTTAGACGTGAAAATGGAAATCAGCTTTCCTCAAAAAATTGCTTGGGCTGTAAGGAAGAATGCAACCGACTTGAAAACCATTGTAGATGATTGGCTGGTGGATATGAAGAAGTCACCGGATTTTTTTGTGATCTATAATAAGTACTTCAAGAATAGAAAAACACAGAACTATAGGGTGAGGAGTGCTTACTCTTCAATTTCCAAGGATAGAATTTCCCCTTATGATGATTTGATAAAGGAGGCTGCTCAAAAACTTGAAATTGACTGGTTGTTGTTGACGTCTATCGTTTTTCAAGAGTCAAAATTTGATCCAGAATCTGAATCATGGGTAGGGGCACAGGGTTTAATGCAGTTAACGAATAATGTGATCGAGGAATATGAGGTCGACAATGTCTTTGACCCTAAAGAGAATATCATGGCAGGAGTCGAACATTTGAAATGGTTGATGGACTATTGGTCTGAGGACATTTCTGATAGAGATGAGTTAATGAAGTTTGTTTTGGGTTCCTATAATGTTGGACAAGGTCATGTCCGCGATGCGATGAAATTAGCAGAGAAGTATAATGCCGATCCACTAGTCTGGGAAGATAACGTTGCCAAGTATCTCGAATTGAAGGCGACTCCAGAGTACTATAAAGATCCTGAGGTTACTTACGGTTATTGTCGAGGGTCTGAGCCTGTGAATTATGTCAGAGAAATATTGACTCGTTACGATCAGTATTTACAGTTCTATGAAAACCCAGAATTGGTAAGTGATACATTGATAGTGACAGAAAGAATACCTTCTAACTAA
- the crtD gene encoding 1-hydroxycarotenoid 3,4-desaturase CrtD, which translates to MGKSAIVIGSGIAGIAAAIRLAKKGYIVSVFEANNYPGGKLTEIKLGNYRFDAGPSLFTLPEEVSGLFELCNLKTSDHFTYKRLETTCQYFYPDGTEFTGWSDREKLISEFEDKLQESRKSITSALDKSEFLYENLAPLFMHKSLHKISTWLGGKAIRTYLKLPRFDFGRTMNQVNEKRFNNPKTVQLFNRYATYNGSDPYQAPGTLNIIPHLEFGRGAYFPQKGMHDITNSLYELAKRVGVKFYFDTPVKSIVVHEGSAKGVNTAMGFHKSDRVVSNMDMVATYKKLLKDQYQPKKLLSQPKSSSALIFYWGIKKKFDQLDLHNIFFSDNYRKEFEHIFKTQDIYDDPTVYLNVTSTQKPDDAPEGCQNWFTMINVPNNQGQDWDLLISTARKNILSKLSKMLNEDIESLIEVEDILDPRTIESRTSSVGGALYGNSSNNKYAAFLRHSNFSSKIKHLYFCGGSVHPGGGIPLSLLSAKIMTEQFS; encoded by the coding sequence ATGGGCAAATCAGCAATTGTGATTGGCTCGGGTATAGCTGGAATAGCTGCTGCTATTAGGCTTGCCAAGAAAGGATATATTGTATCCGTTTTCGAGGCTAATAATTACCCTGGAGGCAAGCTCACTGAAATAAAGCTTGGTAACTACCGCTTTGATGCAGGACCCTCTCTCTTTACACTTCCTGAAGAGGTGTCAGGTTTATTTGAGTTATGCAATCTGAAAACCTCTGATCACTTTACTTACAAAAGATTAGAAACCACGTGCCAGTATTTCTATCCAGACGGCACTGAATTTACGGGTTGGTCAGACAGGGAAAAGCTCATCTCGGAATTCGAAGATAAACTGCAAGAATCAAGAAAAAGTATAACATCCGCCTTGGATAAAAGTGAGTTCTTATACGAAAATCTTGCTCCACTTTTCATGCATAAGTCACTACACAAAATCTCTACCTGGCTAGGGGGAAAGGCCATTAGGACTTATTTAAAACTCCCTCGGTTCGATTTTGGAAGAACCATGAACCAGGTAAACGAGAAACGATTTAATAACCCTAAAACGGTTCAGCTTTTCAATCGTTATGCCACTTACAACGGGTCTGATCCTTATCAAGCTCCAGGTACACTCAATATTATTCCACACCTAGAGTTTGGACGAGGAGCATACTTCCCTCAAAAAGGTATGCATGACATTACGAACAGTCTCTATGAACTCGCGAAACGTGTGGGTGTAAAATTCTATTTCGATACCCCGGTAAAAAGTATAGTAGTGCATGAAGGATCAGCCAAAGGTGTAAATACGGCAATGGGTTTTCACAAGTCGGATCGTGTCGTGAGCAATATGGACATGGTGGCCACCTATAAAAAGCTTTTGAAGGATCAATATCAGCCCAAGAAGTTACTTTCCCAGCCAAAATCTAGTTCGGCATTAATCTTCTATTGGGGTATCAAAAAGAAGTTCGATCAACTCGATTTGCACAACATCTTCTTTTCTGATAACTACAGAAAAGAGTTTGAGCATATTTTCAAGACACAAGACATCTATGATGACCCAACGGTCTATTTGAACGTTACCAGTACACAGAAACCAGACGATGCTCCTGAAGGATGTCAAAACTGGTTTACGATGATCAATGTGCCTAATAATCAAGGGCAAGATTGGGATTTATTGATTTCCACGGCACGCAAGAACATTCTGAGTAAACTATCAAAAATGCTTAACGAGGATATCGAATCGTTGATCGAAGTGGAGGATATCCTAGACCCAAGAACAATCGAATCAAGGACAAGTTCGGTGGGGGGCGCTTTATATGGTAACAGCTCGAATAACAAGTATGCCGCTTTCCTTAGACACTCAAATTTCTCTAGCAAAATCAAGCACCTATATTTCTGTGGTGGCAGTGTACACCCAGGAGGTGGGATTCCTTTGAGTCTACTTTCGGCCAAAATAATGACGGAACAATTTAGTTAG
- a CDS encoding NAD(P)/FAD-dependent oxidoreductase has product MSKKVVIVGAGIVGLSTAYYLNKAGIDVTVIDSTDGNDNCSYGNAGYVSPSHIIPLASPGIINQGLKWMLSSSSPFFIKPKLSRDLLKWGWLFKKAATDKRVKAAIPVLYDLTTQSQRLYEALMSEESIEAGYNKPGLLMVCQTEAALKHEIELVDIANQYGLEASVLSKAETETHDPNVNYDMAGAVYFGCDGWMTPNVFMEQFKGLLLKKGVKIDFKTELQEIGLKANKITEFITDRGSYQADEYIMAAGSWSSILAKKLKIDLPLQPGKGYSFTLSDPPVSPKLPSILVEARVATTPMLEGMRIAGTMEITGTNHKINNKRVQGIIDSVQEAIPDFQDYDFSNIKPWAGLRPCTPDGLPYIGRPQGFENLQIGTGHAMLGWTLGPITGKLLCQNIIGEATSISSPLLSVDRYN; this is encoded by the coding sequence ATGAGCAAAAAAGTAGTCATAGTCGGAGCCGGAATAGTCGGATTAAGCACTGCCTATTACCTTAATAAAGCAGGTATAGACGTCACGGTCATTGACAGCACAGATGGTAATGACAACTGCTCTTATGGCAACGCTGGCTATGTATCCCCAAGTCATATCATTCCTTTGGCATCACCTGGCATTATCAACCAAGGTCTGAAATGGATGCTCAGCAGTTCTAGCCCCTTCTTCATCAAGCCAAAGCTGAGTCGTGATTTATTGAAGTGGGGCTGGCTCTTTAAAAAGGCGGCAACCGACAAAAGAGTCAAAGCCGCTATTCCAGTGCTCTATGATTTAACCACTCAAAGCCAAAGGCTTTATGAAGCGTTAATGTCCGAGGAGAGCATAGAAGCCGGTTATAACAAACCTGGTTTATTGATGGTCTGCCAAACCGAAGCAGCGCTGAAACACGAAATCGAGCTGGTAGATATTGCCAATCAATATGGTCTAGAAGCAAGTGTTCTTTCAAAAGCTGAAACGGAAACTCACGACCCCAATGTGAATTACGATATGGCTGGGGCTGTTTACTTCGGTTGCGATGGATGGATGACTCCGAATGTTTTTATGGAACAGTTCAAGGGGCTTCTCTTGAAAAAAGGAGTCAAAATTGACTTCAAAACCGAATTACAGGAAATAGGGCTAAAGGCTAATAAAATCACAGAATTCATAACGGATCGTGGTAGCTATCAGGCCGATGAATATATCATGGCAGCGGGATCTTGGTCGTCTATTTTGGCCAAGAAACTGAAGATTGATTTGCCGTTGCAACCTGGAAAAGGATACAGCTTCACGTTAAGTGATCCTCCAGTTTCGCCCAAGCTTCCATCGATATTAGTCGAGGCACGCGTAGCTACAACTCCCATGCTGGAAGGCATGAGAATTGCCGGCACCATGGAGATTACCGGCACTAATCATAAAATCAACAACAAAAGAGTCCAGGGCATTATTGATTCTGTTCAAGAAGCCATACCTGACTTTCAGGATTATGACTTCAGTAACATAAAACCATGGGCTGGATTGCGCCCCTGTACACCAGATGGCCTTCCATACATCGGAAGACCTCAAGGTTTCGAAAACCTACAAATAGGTACGGGCCATGCCATGCTGGGGTGGACGCTTGGCCCAATTACCGGCAAATTACTTTGCCAGAATATCATTGGTGAAGCCACAAGTATTAGTTCTCCTCTTTTATCAGTCGATCGGTATAACTGA
- a CDS encoding 4-hydroxyproline epimerase, which translates to MNKKRFFCIDGHTCGNPVRLVAGGGPLLDGANMSEKRQHFIKEFDWIRKGLMFEPRGHDMMSGSILYPPTDPNNDIGVLYIETSGCLPMCGHGTIGTVTFMIEEGLVVPQEKGKLRLETPAGLVKIDYEQEGEKVTSVKLTNIPSYLAATDVLVECPDFGTLKVDVAYGGNFYAIIDPQDGYGDMADYSALELIGWSRAIRDYMNDNFSFVHPNDPTIKGMSHLMWTGKPTKSESTARNAVFYGEKAIDRSPCGTGTSARMAQWAAKGKLKKGDEFVHESIIGSQFIGKVEDTATVGDFAAIVPSIKGWARITGHNNIIIDDEDPYAHGFSVI; encoded by the coding sequence TTGAACAAAAAGCGTTTTTTCTGCATTGACGGTCACACCTGTGGTAACCCGGTACGACTAGTAGCTGGTGGTGGTCCATTATTGGATGGAGCCAATATGAGCGAGAAAAGGCAGCACTTTATTAAAGAGTTCGATTGGATTCGAAAAGGGCTCATGTTCGAACCACGAGGACATGATATGATGTCTGGATCGATCCTTTACCCTCCTACTGATCCTAATAATGACATTGGAGTTTTATATATCGAGACCAGCGGTTGCCTACCAATGTGTGGACATGGAACAATTGGAACAGTTACGTTTATGATTGAAGAAGGCCTGGTTGTACCTCAGGAAAAAGGGAAACTCCGGCTTGAAACCCCTGCTGGCTTAGTCAAAATTGATTATGAACAAGAGGGTGAAAAAGTGACTTCCGTTAAACTCACTAACATACCTTCATATCTGGCCGCAACGGATGTGCTTGTTGAATGTCCGGATTTCGGAACTCTGAAGGTGGATGTTGCTTATGGTGGGAATTTCTATGCAATCATCGATCCGCAAGATGGCTATGGAGATATGGCTGACTATAGTGCTTTGGAATTGATTGGATGGAGTCGAGCTATACGAGACTACATGAACGACAACTTCAGCTTTGTTCACCCAAATGACCCTACCATTAAAGGCATGAGTCATCTTATGTGGACGGGAAAACCAACCAAGTCTGAATCAACAGCAAGAAATGCCGTTTTCTATGGTGAAAAGGCAATTGATCGATCGCCATGTGGTACTGGAACTTCGGCCAGAATGGCGCAATGGGCAGCCAAAGGAAAGCTCAAGAAAGGCGATGAATTTGTCCATGAAAGCATTATTGGCAGTCAATTCATAGGCAAAGTGGAAGACACTGCCACTGTCGGAGATTTTGCAGCCATTGTTCCCAGTATCAAAGGCTGGGCTAGAATTACGGGACACAATAACATTATCATTGACGATGAGGATCCATATGCACATGGCTTCTCGGTGATCTAA
- a CDS encoding four helix bundle protein, translated as MDKVEFIEKFKARTKQLSIDVIKFYDQLNKTDSIRIIGKQLVRSVTSTAANYRAACIARSQAEFFAKMSIVTEEADETIYWLEVLRDTELANEESITPLLQESIEISKVVSKARKNVKR; from the coding sequence ATGGATAAGGTCGAATTCATAGAGAAATTTAAAGCAAGAACTAAACAGCTTTCTATAGATGTAATCAAATTCTATGATCAATTGAATAAAACCGATTCTATTAGAATTATTGGAAAACAGTTAGTTAGGTCAGTGACCTCCACAGCTGCAAACTATAGAGCCGCATGTATTGCCAGGTCTCAAGCTGAGTTCTTTGCAAAAATGTCAATCGTAACGGAAGAAGCTGATGAAACCATTTATTGGCTGGAAGTCCTTAGAGATACAGAACTTGCCAATGAAGAATCGATTACTCCTTTATTGCAAGAATCAATTGAAATTTCCAAAGTGGTATCCAAGGCTCGAAAAAACGTAAAAAGATGA